The nucleotide window CATGGTTAATGGTTAGGGAAAGGGCTTAAAAGCCTGCCGCCCATCTCCTTTCATGCGGCCCCTGCTGGCTTTCTTCACAAGGATACCTGCACGTGGGGAGCTTGAAGAAGCAAGGAAAGACATTTGGATGTTACCTCTTCTGGCACCGATTACGACAGCTCCCGCTGCGGTAATACTTTACTTCCAACCACCGTTCGCGAACGTGTTGGCGGTCTTGGCCCTTTACCTGACCATTGGCCTGCTTCACCTTGACGGTTTAGCTGACTTCGCTGACGGTGTTATGGTTAAAGGCGACCGCGAAAGGAAGATAAAGGCTATGAAGGACGTTAATACAGGGATAGCGGGCCTCTTTGCGGCTGTCATGGTATTGCTCATTCAAGCGGAGACGCTCTCCGTTCTGCCCTTCTACGCCCTCTACTTGGCGGAGCTAAACTCGAAATTCGCAATGCTTCTTGCCCTTGCCACGAGGCGGCCGCTCGGCCAGGGTCTTGGAAGGTTCTTCATGGAAGGAATGGATGGAGAAAGGCTCCTCTTGGGGACGTTCCTTTACGCGCTTCTCCTTGCTCCCGCCGTGATTTATGATTCCCGAGCCTTGCTGGTAGTTGTTGGGCTTCTGGTAGGTGCCTACACGATAAAGCTCGCCCTAGATAATTTTGGGGGCCTCAACGGGGACTGCATTGGGGCTGTTGCAGAGGTTACGAGAGCAGGAACGCTATTGACATTGGCAGTTGGGCTGTGTTAGGGCTGTATCCCCGGAATCACGTTAAGCTCATCCAGTTCCCTATCCACGATGGCCGCGTAGGGTATGTAGCCGTGCTCCAGGGCCTTTCTGCGGAAGTCTAAAATTCTCGCCAAATTATCCTCATTTCTCGTTCCATCGTCAACGTAGTCCACCACAAGCACAATCTTTCCGGCATTTACCATCTTGTCGAGGCGTGATACCTTTTCATCCTTCCAGGGGCTCGGTTCAAGCCCATTGTAGAAGACGTCTTCGGATGCCCAGCCGGAGACGACCTTTAAGAGCTTCC belongs to Pyrococcus yayanosii CH1 and includes:
- the cobS gene encoding adenosylcobinamide-GDP ribazoletransferase, whose product is MRPLLAFFTRIPARGELEEARKDIWMLPLLAPITTAPAAVILYFQPPFANVLAVLALYLTIGLLHLDGLADFADGVMVKGDRERKIKAMKDVNTGIAGLFAAVMVLLIQAETLSVLPFYALYLAELNSKFAMLLALATRRPLGQGLGRFFMEGMDGERLLLGTFLYALLLAPAVIYDSRALLVVVGLLVGAYTIKLALDNFGGLNGDCIGAVAEVTRAGTLLTLAVGLC